A segment of the Chitinivorax sp. PXF-14 genome:
CGAGTGGCAGGTCACCTACGAAACCTTCCGCGACATGGGTATCGCCTATGGTGTCGGGCTGATCCTGATCTACCTGCTGGTGGTGGCGCAGTTCAAGAGCTACCTGACGCCGGCCATCATCATGGCGCCGATCCCGCTCACCGTGATCGGCGTGATGCCGGGCCACGCCCTGCTCGGTGCGCAGTTCACCGCGACCTCGATGATCGGGATGATCGCGTTGGCCGGCATCATCGTGCGCAACTCCATCCTGCTGGTGGATTTCATCAAGCTGCAGCTGGCCGCCGGCATGGCCTTCAAGCAGGCGGTGATCGAGGCCGCGGCAACGCGGGCCAAGCCCATCGTGCTGACCGGCGTGGCCGCGATGATGGGGGCGTTCTTCATCCTGGACGACCCGATCTTCAACGGGCTCGCGATCTCGCTGATCTTCGGCATCCTGGTATCCACCGTACTGACGCTGGTGCTGATCCCGCTGCTGTATTACGCCGCTTATTCCCGCCGGCCGGACATCTCCGGCCAGGCCTGATTCGACTGAAAGGAGTCAATATGACCGTCAACCGCTTTATCCGTATTTTTGCGGGCTTCATGGTGCTGCTCTCGCTGGCGCTGGGCGTGCAGGCCAGCCCCTTGTTCGTGAGCCAGAACTTCCTGTGGCTCACCGCGTTCGTCGGCGCCAACCTGTTCCAGAGCGGCTTCACCCAGCTCTGCCCGCTGGCCACGATCCTGCGCAAGCTTGGCGTGAAAGACCCCGAGTGCGGCGCCAGCTGTAACTGATCCATCCCGTTCAATCCATTTCGCCCAAGGCAAGGAGCGCATGATGAAACAGAATATCGGCAATACCGAGCGCGTGATCCGCGTGGTGGCGGGGCTCGGCATACTCAGCCTCGTGTTCGTCGGCCCGCAGTCGATCTGGGGGCTTCTTGGCCTGGTGCCGATTGCCACCGGGCTCAGCGGTTGGTGCCCGCCTTACGCGATTTTCGGCATCAGCACCTGCAAGACGAAAATCGATCACTGACAGCTGACGGCGATACCGGCCGGTGGCCACTGGCACCGGCTGGCGCCGCGTTCACGGGAGAATCCGATGACGGACTGGATACAGGCCCCGCCTGGGCTGGTGTTCGCCGTGTTGGCGGTGGGCATCTACGGTGTGTGGCAGTTTTACCGGCGTGCCGGCTTGCAGCAGATCAGCGTTCAGCAGGCCGTCGAGCTGATCAACCGCGAGGGCGCGTTGTTTCTCGACGTGCGCGAGGCGGCCGAGCTGGCGGCGGGACGGCTGCCGCAGGCGCTGCATATCCCGCTGGGCCAGCTCGAAGCACGCTGGCCCGAGCTCAAACCGCATCAGGACAAGCCGTTGATCGTCAACTGCCAGCTCGGCGGCCGCTCGATGTCGGCCTGCCGCATCTTGAAAAGCCATGGCTTTGATCACATATACAACCTTTCAGGCGGCTTCAGCGCTTGGCAGCAAGCCGGCCTGCCCTTCCAGAAATAGGAGTCTCGAATGCCAGAAGTCACCATGTATTCCACTGCGGTGTGCCCATATTGCGTCGCGGCCGAGCGCTTGCTGCTGAGCAAGGGCGTGAAGGACATCAAGAAGATCCGCGTCGACCTCGAGCCCGCCTTGCGTGAGGAAATGATGACAAAAACCGGCCGGCGCACGGTGCCGCAGATCTATATCGGCGAGCGCCATATCGGCGGCTTCGACGACCTGTCGGCGCTCGACCATGCCGGCGGCCTCGATCCCCTGCTTGCCCTCTGACACACCGGAGCCGGCCCGTGCAAAGGGCCGGCCATACTCACTCTGGAGCCCCGCATGCATCTCGTCTGCCCGCATTGTTTCGCGACCAATAACGTGCCGGCCGAGCGCCTGGGCGACCAGCCCAAATGCGGCAAGTGCAAGCAGCCGGTGCTCGACGGCCACCCGGTCGCCTTGAATGGCGGCAATTTCGACGCGTTCCTGACGCGTAACGAGCTGCCCGTCGTGGTCGATTTCTGGGCGCCATGGTGCGGCCCGTGCCGTAGCTTCGCGCCGGTCTACGAGCAGGCTGCAGCCCAGCTGGCGACGCGCTTCCGTTTCGCCAAGCTCGATACCGAGGCGGAACAGCAGCTCGCCGCACGCTTCAATATCCGCAGCATCCCGACGCTGGCCGTGTTCCGCCAGGGGCAGGAACTGCAGCGCATCGCCGGTGCATTGCCGGGGCCGCAGCTGCTGCAATGGCTGGATCAGATCGGCTGATCTGCATCAAGCGCGTCGCTGGTTCTTAACTTGGCGCTCTATTCGAATCATGAGATGATTCCGGCCTGCAAAAAGCGTTACCCGAATTTCATAAAAAATCAGGAAACATCATGAGCGAACAGCAACAACCGGTCTTCCAGATCGAAAAAATCTACGTCAAGGATCTGTCCCTCGAGATCCCGCATGCACCGGCGATTTTCCTCGAGCGCAACCAGCCCGAGATCGACATGCAGATCCACACCGAGAGCAGCAAGATCGACGAAGGCTACTTCGAAAACGCGCTCACCGTGACCGTGACTGCCAAGGTCGGCGACAAGACCATGTTCCTGGCCGAAGTGACCCAGGCCGGCATCTTCCAGATCCGCAACGTGCCTGAATCCGACATGGGGGCCGTACTCGGCATCGGTTGCCCGAATATCCTGTTCCCGTACGTCCGCGAAACCGTATCCGACGTGGTGAACCGCGCTGGCTTCCCGCCCGTAATCCTCGCGCCGATCAACTTCGAAGTCCTGTACGCGCAACAACAGGCAGCCAATGCCGAGCAAGCCGCTGCGCCTCAGCACTAAGCGCCTTGCCATCCTGCTGTCGGCGCTCGTGCCGACGGCAGGTTTCGCGCTCGACTTCCAGTCGGTCGCGCCCAATGCGGCCATCCTCTACGCCGCGCCCTCCCTTGAAGCGAAGAAGCTCTACGTCGTCGGCCGTGCCACGCCGTTCGAAGTCATGTCCGTGTCGGGCGACTGGGCCCGCGTGCGCGATCGGGATGGCTCGCTGGGCTGGGTCGAGAAGCGTGCGCTGTCCGCCAAACGCACCGTGGTCGTCAACGTGAGCCGCGCAAGCATCCGCGCCAGGCCGGACGATACCGCACCGGTGCTGGCCGACGCCGGCCGCGATCTGCTGCTGGAGCTGGTCGAAGCACCCGCCAACGGCTGGGCCAAGGTCAGGCACCGTGATGGTGTGGTAGGCTATCTTCCCCTCAAAGACATCTGGGGTCTCTGAATCCGATGAAAATCGCCGTTCTCGGCGCCGGTGCCTGGGGCACCGCGCTCGCCATCAGCTTTGCCCGCAAACACGACGTCACCCTGTGGGGGCGCAATGCGGAGCAGATGGCACAACTCGCTGCCGATCGCATGAATCGGCACTATCTCGATAATTGCCCGTTTCCCGACAATCTCAAGCTCAGCGACGATCTGGCCGCCACGCTGCAGGGCGCGGAGCTGATTCTCGTGGTCACCGCCAGCGCGGGCCTGCGCCCGACCCTGCAGCAGATCATCGCCGTCACGCCGCAGCCGGTCCCGGTGATCTGGGCCTGCAAGGGCTTCGAGGCGCAGACCGCGCTGCTGCCGCACAAGGTGGTCGAGGCCGTGCTGCCGGCGGGGACGCCGGCTGGCGTGCTGTCCGGCCCGAGCTTCGCGCGCGAAGTGGCGCAGGGCCTGCCGGCCGCGGTCTCGCTCGCGAGCAGCGATGGCGCCTTTGCCCACGATATCGCTGCCAAGCTGCACCATAGCCGCCTGCGCATCTATTCGAGCGACGACATCATCGGTGTCGAGGTCGGTGGCGCGGTCAAGAACGTGATGGCGATTGCCGCCGGCATCGCCGACGGCATGAAGCTCGGCCACAACGCCCGCGCGGCGCTGATCACGCGCGGCCTGGCCGAGATGACGCGGCTCGGGCTCAAGCTCGGCGGGCGGCAGGAGACCTTCATGGGGCTGGCCGGCATGGGTGACCTGATCCTGACCTGCACCGGCGACCTGTCGCGTAACCGTCGCGTCGGCATGCTGCTGGCCGAGGGCAAGCAGCTACCGCAGATTCTCGCCGACCTGGGCCACGTGGCCGAAGGGGTTGCCTCGGCGCGCGAGGTGCAGCGCCTGGCGCGCGAGAATCAGGTCGAGATGCCGCTGACCGACGCGGTGTGCCGTGCGCTGTTCGACAACGTGCCGGTCACCGATGTGCTCGACTCGCTACTCGAACGCCAGCCCAAGGCTGAATTCCGCCAGTAGCGCGGGCCTGGACAACAAAATGGCGCGAGCCCAGCCTGGGTTCGCGCCATTTTTTTGCCCAGCGGCTGGCCGGGTCAGAAGTGGTAGACCAGCGTCAGCCGTGTTTCGGTGTCGGATTCCTTGGCCTCGGCCGGTGAACGGTTGGTGCGCGAGGTGAGCACCCCGACCTTGAGCGCGAGCGCGCCGCTGAGCTTGTTCTTGATGCTGATCTCGAACTGCTCGACGCCGACGTCGCCATTGGCCTCAACGCTGGCCTTCTGGTGCAGCGAGGTGTAGGGATTGAGCTGCCACGCCATCTCCTGCGCCAGGTAGACCACGCCTTCGCGCTGCGTCCGGCCCTCGCGCTGCAGGCGCCAGCGCATGCCTGGGCCGGCATCGAGCGACAGGTAGTTGTCGTTGCCGAAATCGAAGGTATGGCCGAGCCCGGCGATCAGCACGTCGGTGCGCCGGTTCGGGCCGAAGCGGTTATGCCGTTGCTTGGCCATGCCGAAGGCGTAGTCGGCATCGGGGACCAGGTAGGTCTCCGCCTTGAACATCGCGTTGTAGCGCGCCGACGACACGCTGTAGCGGCTGTCCTCCTCGTGCTTCTGGCGCTCGTAGCGGCCGTCGATCGCCACCTCGTAGCGCCTGTCCTCGTATTGCTTCTGCATGTCCAGCTCGCCGAGCCACAGCTGGCTGTGGCTGCTGCCGGTACTCAGGTAGAAGCCGAGCTCGACGTCGCCCTCCCAGGGGGCGTCGAGCGGTTCTTCATCGTCGCTGGCGTGGGCGGCGCCTGCGAGCAGGGCGGTAACGAGCAGCAGATGGCGGATCATGCCGCACCTCCGAAGCCGTTCTGGCGCCAGGCCTCGTAGACGATCACCGCAACCGCGTTGGAGAGGTTGATGCTGCGGTTGTTCGGCATCATTGGCAGGCGGATGCGCTGCAATTCGGGAAAGCTGTCGCGCACCTCGGCCGGCAGCCCGGCGGTCTCGCGGCCGAACAGGAAGACATCGCCCGGCTGGTAATCGACACGGTCGTAGCGCGCCGAGCCGCGCGTGGTGGCGGCGAAGATGCGGCGGCCGGCGAAGTGGGCGAGGCAGGCTGCCCAATCCTCGTGCACCTGCATCGAGGCGTATTCGTGGTAATCGAGGCCGGCGCGACGCATTTTTGCGTCGTCGAGCGGAAAGCCCAGCGGCTTCACCAGGTGCAGGTCACAACCGGTATTGGCGCTGAGCCTGATGATGTTGCCGGTATTCGGGGGAATTTCGGGCTGGAACAGAATAATGCTGAACATGATAGGGGACTGACGTATTGCTCGCTGCGCATGATACGCGAATCGTCCTACTTGATGGTTGTGAGCTTGCGAATGGCGTGGTCGAGCACGACGACCGGTTCGGCCGCCAGGGCTGATGGGGCAATGATCGGCAACAGCCGTGCCAGGCGCATCCTGAAGGTATTCGTGCGGTGAGGTGGCAAGCATAAGCCAGGCAGCGGCGGCGCAGCAGCCGCAGCAGCCGGTCGCGAGCTGATAAAATATCGTGCATGACACCGACGACCTATATCTCCACCTACCTCGGCAACCGCTTTTATCCGCTCGAACCACGCATCGACAAGGTCGAGATCGAGGATATCGCGCACGGCCTGGCCTTCCAGTGCCGTTTCAACGGCCAGACCTGCGATTTCTACTCGGTTGCGCAACACAGTCTGATTGTCGTCGACCTCGTGCCCGACGAGCTCAAACTCGCCGCCTTGCTGCACGATGCCGCCGAGGCCTATCTCGGCGACCTGGTGAAGCCGCTGAAGGCGCTGGTGCCGGCGTTCTCGACGATCGAGGATGGCGTCACCCAGCTGATCGCAAAGGCGTTCCGCGTCGATTTCTCCAATTACGCGCAGATCAAGCGTGGCGACCTGATTGCGCTCGCCACCGAAAAGCGCGACCTGATGCCGTATTCGACCGAGGACTGGGACTACCTCGACGGCATCGCACCGCTGCCCGAGATCATCCGCCCGATGAGCCCGATGGCCGCCAAGCAGGCCTTTCTCGACCGCTACACCGCGCTGACCGGCGTGCGGGTGAGCCCGGCGCTACGCTTTGGCGGCTGAGCTGCACGTTTTTTGCTGACGAAAATATATTCCATTTGAGTGATTGATTGCGCTCTCCGGCCCCGCCCATAATCCCGTGGCGGCCAGCTCGCAGGCCGCGAGGGAGCGGGGATTGCCCCGAATAACGATATCAATCATGGGATCTCATCTTGGATACACTCGTCTATCGCAACGAGCGGACCTTGTTCGTCGTCAAAGCCGTCATTTCCGCCATCGTCTGGATCGCGCTGCTGGTCGGCACGGTGGGCATCATGCTGATGTACCTGCTGTTTTTCTTCATCGGCTACCTGTTTGCCCAATCGGGCCTGATTGCCTACCTGAAGGGTACGGCCGTGCGCATCTCGCCCGAGCAGTTCCCCGACCTGCATCAACGGCTTGAGCATTGCGCCGCGAGGCTGGGGCTCGACGATGTCCCCGAGGCGTATCTGTTGCACGCCAATGGGGCGTTCAACGCATTCGCTACCAAGTTCCTGTCGCGTCACTACGTGGTGCTGTTCTCCGACGTGGTCGATGCGCTCGACGACAGGCCCAATGCGCTCAATTTCTATCTCGGCCACGAGCTGGGCCACATCAAGCGCAGGCACCTGACCTGGGGCCCGCTGCTGTGGCC
Coding sequences within it:
- a CDS encoding DUF2892 domain-containing protein; the protein is MTVNRFIRIFAGFMVLLSLALGVQASPLFVSQNFLWLTAFVGANLFQSGFTQLCPLATILRKLGVKDPECGASCN
- the grxC gene encoding glutaredoxin 3; its protein translation is MPEVTMYSTAVCPYCVAAERLLLSKGVKDIKKIRVDLEPALREEMMTKTGRRTVPQIYIGERHIGGFDDLSALDHAGGLDPLLAL
- the trxC gene encoding thioredoxin TrxC, with the protein product MHLVCPHCFATNNVPAERLGDQPKCGKCKQPVLDGHPVALNGGNFDAFLTRNELPVVVDFWAPWCGPCRSFAPVYEQAAAQLATRFRFAKLDTEAEQQLAARFNIRSIPTLAVFRQGQELQRIAGALPGPQLLQWLDQIG
- a CDS encoding tRNA (cytidine(34)-2'-O)-methyltransferase, giving the protein MFSIILFQPEIPPNTGNIIRLSANTGCDLHLVKPLGFPLDDAKMRRAGLDYHEYASMQVHEDWAACLAHFAGRRIFAATTRGSARYDRVDYQPGDVFLFGRETAGLPAEVRDSFPELQRIRLPMMPNNRSINLSNAVAVIVYEAWRQNGFGGAA
- a CDS encoding YdiY family protein; amino-acid sequence: MIRHLLLVTALLAGAAHASDDEEPLDAPWEGDVELGFYLSTGSSHSQLWLGELDMQKQYEDRRYEVAIDGRYERQKHEEDSRYSVSSARYNAMFKAETYLVPDADYAFGMAKQRHNRFGPNRRTDVLIAGLGHTFDFGNDNYLSLDAGPGMRWRLQREGRTQREGVVYLAQEMAWQLNPYTSLHQKASVEANGDVGVEQFEISIKNKLSGALALKVGVLTSRTNRSPAEAKESDTETRLTLVYHF
- a CDS encoding rhodanese-like domain-containing protein, whose amino-acid sequence is MTDWIQAPPGLVFAVLAVGIYGVWQFYRRAGLQQISVQQAVELINREGALFLDVREAAELAAGRLPQALHIPLGQLEARWPELKPHQDKPLIVNCQLGGRSMSACRILKSHGFDHIYNLSGGFSAWQQAGLPFQK
- a CDS encoding DUF2892 domain-containing protein; this encodes MKQNIGNTERVIRVVAGLGILSLVFVGPQSIWGLLGLVPIATGLSGWCPPYAIFGISTCKTKIDH
- a CDS encoding phosphohydrolase, translated to MTPTTYISTYLGNRFYPLEPRIDKVEIEDIAHGLAFQCRFNGQTCDFYSVAQHSLIVVDLVPDELKLAALLHDAAEAYLGDLVKPLKALVPAFSTIEDGVTQLIAKAFRVDFSNYAQIKRGDLIALATEKRDLMPYSTEDWDYLDGIAPLPEIIRPMSPMAAKQAFLDRYTALTGVRVSPALRFGG
- a CDS encoding SH3 domain-containing protein, translating into MPSKPLRLSTKRLAILLSALVPTAGFALDFQSVAPNAAILYAAPSLEAKKLYVVGRATPFEVMSVSGDWARVRDRDGSLGWVEKRALSAKRTVVVNVSRASIRARPDDTAPVLADAGRDLLLELVEAPANGWAKVRHRDGVVGYLPLKDIWGL
- a CDS encoding NAD(P)H-dependent glycerol-3-phosphate dehydrogenase, producing MKIAVLGAGAWGTALAISFARKHDVTLWGRNAEQMAQLAADRMNRHYLDNCPFPDNLKLSDDLAATLQGAELILVVTASAGLRPTLQQIIAVTPQPVPVIWACKGFEAQTALLPHKVVEAVLPAGTPAGVLSGPSFAREVAQGLPAAVSLASSDGAFAHDIAAKLHHSRLRIYSSDDIIGVEVGGAVKNVMAIAAGIADGMKLGHNARAALITRGLAEMTRLGLKLGGRQETFMGLAGMGDLILTCTGDLSRNRRVGMLLAEGKQLPQILADLGHVAEGVASAREVQRLARENQVEMPLTDAVCRALFDNVPVTDVLDSLLERQPKAEFRQ
- the secB gene encoding protein-export chaperone SecB gives rise to the protein MSEQQQPVFQIEKIYVKDLSLEIPHAPAIFLERNQPEIDMQIHTESSKIDEGYFENALTVTVTAKVGDKTMFLAEVTQAGIFQIRNVPESDMGAVLGIGCPNILFPYVRETVSDVVNRAGFPPVILAPINFEVLYAQQQAANAEQAAAPQH